From a region of the Mycobacteroides saopaulense genome:
- a CDS encoding DUF6049 family protein: protein MTRLTHRSATRVAAVLAVLALVLLGAPWSTPQAHAYRDGQFLKVLIDEVSPQTVTTVDSTVTVRGTVANVGDRPVTDVVVRLERADAVTASADLRANLHGRHDQYRPVGEFVTVAGTLEQGQQRPFTLAFPLRGGTGPNWNIETPGVYPALVNVNGTPDYGAAARLDDARFLLPVLGVPPPTGAASEPEIAPDTSRPVGLTLLWPLADRPRLAPGQPGGPTPVRLLDDQLERSLSPGGRLDALLGALEFATDAAVDPKGDLGRTVCVAVDPDLLVTVNEMTLGYQVLDDSADPAGPVHPGTGQGLALAWLDRLRAMARHMCVTPLPYAQADLDAVAQMADDGLSHQATTGAADVLDQILGTNSLRGATLLGDGHLSNAGIDLLTAQGPTVAVSPLPSGQETLPDFNPRRVSDTVVAAPFDPSVGAALSAIGRTPATPDYVPSSLRFALQHDSRVARMQDALGAMAWQALNPAQTPRQTILLPETTWDLSDGEARSILSATSTLLHAGLAIPRPLPTVIGEARAGAQANPVDATYGVDPAGAVDDWVSQGLGDEIRRLWGLTAALTVDARTGLTGAQYTNPLRQDALRAVSQSVPQDARDDSARERLAAIRRTVGDLFNAVTVVNPGGSYTLATEHSPLPLVLRNELPVPIRVTLRVETPAGMSATDVGVQEIPPGFLPVKVPVEVNVSQRMAVDVTLHTPDGLPLGDPVRLSVHSNAYGKPLFFITISAATVLFALTGRRLWHRFRGQPDRADLDREDEAWQP, encoded by the coding sequence ATGACCCGACTCACGCATCGCAGCGCGACGCGTGTGGCGGCAGTCCTTGCCGTCCTCGCGCTTGTCCTGCTGGGCGCGCCCTGGTCGACACCGCAGGCCCACGCGTACCGCGACGGTCAGTTCCTCAAGGTCCTCATCGACGAGGTGAGCCCCCAAACCGTCACCACTGTCGACTCGACGGTGACCGTGCGGGGCACCGTGGCCAATGTCGGTGATCGCCCGGTCACCGACGTGGTGGTCCGGCTGGAACGGGCCGACGCGGTTACCGCCAGCGCCGACCTGCGCGCCAATCTGCACGGCCGCCACGATCAGTACCGGCCCGTCGGCGAGTTCGTCACCGTCGCAGGCACCCTGGAACAGGGACAGCAGCGCCCCTTCACGCTCGCCTTCCCGCTGCGCGGAGGTACCGGGCCGAACTGGAACATCGAGACACCCGGGGTCTATCCGGCCCTGGTGAACGTCAACGGCACCCCCGACTACGGCGCCGCCGCCCGGCTCGACGACGCCCGCTTCCTGCTCCCGGTTCTCGGGGTGCCCCCACCCACCGGTGCCGCCTCCGAGCCCGAGATCGCTCCCGACACCTCTCGCCCGGTGGGTCTGACGCTGCTGTGGCCCCTGGCCGATCGTCCGCGGCTGGCCCCCGGCCAGCCCGGTGGACCGACACCCGTACGCCTGCTCGACGACCAACTGGAACGCTCCCTTTCCCCCGGAGGCCGGCTGGACGCCCTGCTGGGCGCCCTGGAATTCGCGACCGACGCCGCCGTCGACCCGAAGGGGGACCTGGGCCGGACGGTCTGCGTAGCGGTCGACCCCGATCTGCTCGTGACGGTCAACGAGATGACCCTGGGCTACCAGGTCCTCGACGACTCCGCCGACCCCGCCGGTCCGGTTCATCCCGGCACCGGGCAGGGACTCGCCCTGGCGTGGCTCGATCGGCTGCGCGCCATGGCACGGCACATGTGCGTTACGCCGCTGCCCTACGCACAGGCCGATCTCGACGCGGTCGCGCAGATGGCCGACGACGGTCTTTCTCACCAAGCCACCACCGGCGCCGCCGATGTGCTCGACCAGATTTTGGGAACCAACAGCCTGCGCGGGGCCACTCTGCTGGGCGATGGCCACCTCTCGAACGCCGGGATCGACCTCCTCACCGCACAGGGGCCAACGGTCGCGGTGTCCCCCTTGCCGTCAGGTCAGGAGACTCTGCCCGATTTCAACCCACGTCGTGTGTCCGACACCGTGGTCGCGGCACCATTCGATCCGTCGGTGGGCGCCGCGCTGAGCGCCATCGGCCGCACACCCGCCACCCCCGACTACGTGCCCTCATCGCTTCGCTTTGCACTACAACATGATTCACGTGTGGCGCGGATGCAGGACGCCCTCGGGGCGATGGCCTGGCAAGCGCTGAACCCGGCACAGACTCCCCGCCAGACGATTCTGCTGCCGGAGACAACCTGGGATCTGTCCGATGGCGAGGCGCGCTCGATCCTGTCCGCCACCTCCACCCTGTTGCATGCCGGACTCGCGATACCGCGACCGCTGCCGACCGTCATCGGTGAGGCCCGGGCCGGCGCCCAGGCCAATCCCGTCGACGCCACGTACGGCGTGGACCCCGCCGGGGCCGTGGACGACTGGGTCTCACAGGGACTGGGCGATGAAATCCGTCGGCTCTGGGGTCTCACGGCGGCACTGACCGTGGATGCCCGCACCGGACTCACCGGTGCGCAGTACACCAATCCGCTGCGCCAGGATGCGCTACGCGCGGTGAGCCAAAGCGTTCCGCAGGATGCACGCGACGACTCCGCGCGGGAACGGCTTGCCGCCATTCGCCGCACGGTCGGCGATCTGTTCAACGCCGTCACCGTCGTCAATCCGGGCGGCTCCTACACACTGGCCACCGAGCACAGCCCGCTACCGCTGGTGCTGCGCAACGAGCTTCCGGTGCCGATCCGGGTAACCCTGCGCGTCGAGACACCCGCTGGCATGAGCGCGACGGATGTTGGCGTACAAGAGATTCCACCCGGATTCCTGCCGGTGAAGGTGCCCGTGGAGGTCAACGTGTCTCAGCGCATGGCGGTGGACGTCACGCTGCACACGCCCGACGGTCTGCCGCTGGGCGACCCGGTGCGCCTTTCGGTGCACTCCAACGCGTACGGCAAGCCCCTGTTCTTCATCACCATCAGCGCCGCTACCGTTCTCTTCGCGCTGACGGGTCGGCGCCTGTGGCACCGGTTCCGCGGCCAACCCGATCGCGCGGATCTAGACCGCGAGGACGAAGCATGGCAGCCGTGA
- a CDS encoding CCA tRNA nucleotidyltransferase, whose protein sequence is MPESIPTAELLATAAVTLNRHKKMLSELGALFDSAGFTLYLVGGSVRDAALGKLGTDLDFTTDARPAQVQELVTGWAEAIWDTGIAFGTIGVARKGQRVEITTFRSDSYDQQSRNPEVVFGDSLEGDLVRRDFTVNAMAVKIGPEGPGEFCDPLNGLEALRTGVLDTPSAPEISFGDDPLRMLRAARFVSQLGFTVAPRVLEALHAMAGQLGRITAERVQAELDKLIVGAHPVAGIDLLVDSGLGAVVLPEVGEMRLTIDEHHQHKDVYRHSLTVLEQAVDLEDEGPDLVLRWAALLHDIGKPATRRHEDGGGVSFHHHEVVGAKMVRKRMRALKYSKQMVDDVSQLVYLHLRFHGYGDGTWTDSAVRRYVTDAGPLLPRLHKLVRADCTTRNKRRAARLQANYDGLEERIAELAAKEDLARVRPDLDGNAIMELLGVPAGPIVGEAWRFLKELRLERGPLDHDAAVEALRQWWAERS, encoded by the coding sequence GTGCCCGAATCGATACCGACCGCCGAGCTGTTGGCCACCGCCGCGGTGACCCTGAACCGGCACAAGAAGATGCTCTCGGAGCTGGGTGCGCTCTTCGATTCCGCGGGCTTCACCCTGTATTTGGTGGGGGGCAGCGTTCGTGATGCCGCCCTGGGCAAGTTGGGCACCGATCTGGATTTCACCACCGATGCCCGCCCGGCGCAGGTGCAGGAGTTGGTCACGGGATGGGCCGAGGCCATCTGGGACACCGGCATCGCCTTCGGCACCATCGGGGTGGCGCGCAAGGGGCAGCGGGTGGAGATCACCACCTTCCGCAGTGACAGCTATGACCAGCAGTCACGCAACCCCGAGGTGGTGTTCGGCGACAGCCTCGAGGGCGATCTGGTGCGCCGGGACTTCACGGTGAACGCGATGGCAGTCAAGATCGGACCGGAAGGACCCGGGGAGTTCTGCGACCCGTTGAATGGGCTGGAGGCCCTGCGCACCGGGGTGCTGGATACCCCGTCGGCCCCGGAGATCTCGTTCGGTGACGACCCGCTGCGCATGCTGCGGGCCGCGCGCTTCGTCTCGCAACTCGGCTTCACGGTGGCACCGCGCGTGCTGGAGGCGTTGCATGCGATGGCGGGGCAGCTGGGGCGGATCACCGCCGAGCGGGTGCAGGCCGAGCTGGACAAGCTGATCGTGGGCGCACATCCGGTCGCCGGGATCGACCTGCTGGTGGACAGCGGCCTGGGCGCGGTGGTGCTGCCGGAGGTCGGTGAGATGCGGCTGACCATCGATGAGCACCATCAGCACAAGGACGTCTACCGTCACTCGCTGACCGTGTTGGAGCAGGCGGTGGATCTCGAAGACGAGGGTCCCGATCTGGTGCTGCGTTGGGCGGCGCTGCTGCACGACATCGGCAAGCCGGCCACTCGCCGGCACGAGGACGGCGGCGGGGTGAGCTTTCACCACCACGAGGTGGTCGGCGCCAAGATGGTGCGCAAGCGGATGCGGGCACTGAAGTACTCCAAGCAGATGGTCGACGACGTGTCGCAGCTGGTGTACCTGCATCTGCGATTCCACGGATATGGCGATGGCACCTGGACCGATTCCGCCGTGCGCCGCTACGTCACCGACGCCGGTCCGCTGTTGCCGCGACTGCACAAGCTGGTGCGTGCGGACTGCACGACCCGCAACAAGCGGCGCGCGGCGCGGTTGCAGGCCAATTACGATGGGCTCGAGGAACGCATTGCCGAGCTCGCGGCCAAGGAGGATCTGGCGCGGGTACGGCCCGATCTCGACGGCAACGCGATCATGGAGCTGCTGGGAGTCCCGGCCGGCCCGATCGTGGGGGAGGCGTGGCGGTTCCTGAAGGAGCTCCGGCTGGAGCGGGGCCCGCTCGATCACGACGCGGCGGTCGAGGCACTGCGGCAATGGTGGGCGGAGCGTTCCTGA
- a CDS encoding DUF4393 domain-containing protein produces MTDNTPVPAHNNRELRPDRVVQGVAMLAAKTWWRGVKWSADIATTTGTKIIDDIRAGRSATDIALSATEHVLGAVRDALQLPSESSGGITLAKPQRPAPSRVTIDITESATPDCDELRRRGAELLRRSADVTDVEDTHPAYARIINQLAPDEARILRFLAAHGAQPVVDVRTSRPFDVGSEMIAEGLSMVAERSGCRYIDRNNAYTNNLVRLGLVRASPESVAAERYQVLEVQPDVVAACRRAGRAHKTVRRSIHLTPFGEDFCRAVIPTDPSVGDDL; encoded by the coding sequence ATGACCGATAACACGCCCGTCCCCGCGCACAACAATCGTGAGCTCCGGCCCGATCGCGTGGTCCAAGGGGTCGCCATGCTGGCCGCGAAAACCTGGTGGCGCGGCGTGAAGTGGTCGGCCGATATCGCCACCACGACGGGCACCAAGATCATCGACGACATCCGGGCGGGGCGCTCTGCCACCGACATCGCCCTCTCGGCGACCGAGCACGTCCTGGGCGCCGTGCGCGACGCGCTGCAGCTGCCCAGTGAGTCTTCCGGCGGAATCACCCTCGCCAAGCCGCAAAGGCCGGCCCCGTCCCGGGTGACCATCGACATCACCGAGTCGGCCACCCCCGACTGCGATGAATTGCGCCGCCGCGGAGCCGAATTGCTGCGGCGTTCGGCCGATGTCACCGACGTCGAGGACACCCATCCCGCCTATGCCCGGATCATCAACCAGCTGGCGCCCGACGAGGCCCGCATCCTGCGGTTCCTGGCCGCGCACGGAGCGCAACCGGTGGTGGACGTGCGCACCAGCCGCCCGTTCGACGTGGGCTCGGAGATGATCGCCGAGGGTTTGTCCATGGTCGCGGAACGATCCGGATGCCGCTACATCGACCGCAACAACGCCTACACCAACAACCTGGTGCGTCTCGGTTTGGTCCGTGCGTCACCGGAATCTGTTGCGGCCGAGCGCTATCAGGTGCTAGAGGTACAGCCCGACGTTGTCGCGGCATGCCGGCGCGCAGGCCGCGCGCACAAGACCGTTCGCCGCAGCATCCACCTGACCCCATTCGGTGAGGACTTCTGCCGTGCCGTCATCCCCACCGATCCGTCGGTGGGCGACGATCTATAG
- a CDS encoding phthiocerol/phthiodiolone dimycocerosyl transferase family protein, translating to MNASAFSRALYPSEAMFAGNRSTVAYSAFGTGTLKIDALTTAFRALLASYPVLCAQVVPAEHGYVLHHAARPPALQIGTSTALPRTGFTIADPDAVCAIDVAQAGNDFRLTLLIHHSVADAVAGLRYLEVLCAFYTRVVETGSVGTVRSHPLALSLEQFLADRGYVIPEAGAPPAPRAETAADTTVVVRHGRTRLGREQTTKLVDTARAASLTVHGLACAAILLAAHALSRSQGPVTFGLTSSVNLRTRTVAPITATQGTVIQGADTAILAVGPDDDPLRLACAVLESLGSGLMGQTVHQAFLRQPRLQQQPTENPLMVTNWGRIPVLRLPHRARIHDFRATVRGRHIGLRATTLPPSFFITTCDGRLSIDHPAWVADESDPTVAWSAALRRAFDHVLR from the coding sequence GTGAATGCTTCGGCATTCAGCCGCGCGCTCTATCCCTCGGAGGCGATGTTCGCGGGTAACCGAAGCACTGTGGCGTACTCGGCGTTCGGCACCGGCACTCTCAAAATTGATGCTCTGACAACAGCTTTCCGCGCGCTGTTGGCGAGCTACCCGGTGCTGTGTGCGCAGGTCGTGCCTGCCGAGCACGGGTACGTGCTGCACCACGCTGCGCGCCCGCCCGCACTACAGATAGGTACATCCACCGCTCTACCCCGGACAGGGTTCACCATCGCCGACCCCGACGCGGTCTGTGCCATCGACGTGGCACAGGCCGGCAACGACTTTCGGTTAACGCTGCTGATCCACCACAGCGTCGCCGACGCGGTCGCCGGGCTGCGCTATCTGGAAGTGTTGTGTGCGTTCTATACCCGCGTGGTCGAGACGGGATCGGTCGGGACCGTCCGCTCGCATCCACTCGCCCTCTCGCTGGAACAGTTCCTTGCCGACCGCGGATACGTCATACCCGAGGCCGGCGCACCCCCGGCGCCGCGCGCAGAGACGGCGGCCGACACGACGGTCGTGGTTCGGCACGGGCGCACCCGGCTCGGGCGCGAGCAGACCACGAAGTTGGTCGACACGGCCCGCGCGGCGTCCCTCACCGTGCACGGACTCGCGTGTGCCGCGATTCTGCTGGCCGCTCATGCGCTTTCACGGTCGCAAGGCCCGGTCACTTTCGGCCTGACATCATCGGTGAACCTACGCACGCGAACAGTCGCACCCATCACCGCGACGCAAGGCACGGTGATCCAAGGAGCCGACACCGCCATTCTGGCTGTAGGACCCGATGATGACCCGCTGCGCCTGGCCTGTGCCGTACTGGAATCTCTGGGCAGTGGCCTCATGGGTCAGACTGTGCACCAAGCATTTCTGCGCCAACCGCGGCTACAGCAACAGCCCACCGAGAACCCACTGATGGTCACGAACTGGGGTCGGATACCTGTGCTGCGTTTGCCCCACAGAGCGCGCATACACGACTTCCGCGCCACCGTCCGCGGTCGGCACATCGGGTTGCGCGCCACGACACTTCCACCGAGCTTCTTCATCACCACCTGTGACGGACGACTCAGCATCGATCATCCCGCCTGGGTTGCCGACGAGTCCGATCCCACCGTCGCGTGGTCGGCGGCCCTAAGACGGGCCTTCGACCACGTTCTCCGTTGA
- a CDS encoding pullulanase, giving the protein MDYCFGAGDGIVTAWDAPPNADLDGDGVLDAVRLDFDGDGLFDDVMWDSDGDGSADHSVLDVDNDGRPETYFTDDGLGTWAFHVERSGSISWFGLDGVEHPGGTADIDGDGKPDQLLDIDNDGDAERAFRTTDSGVSVYADTTGDGRWDVEVTDANADGIADTSRPLAPPRPSTENVVEGPS; this is encoded by the coding sequence ATGGACTACTGCTTCGGTGCGGGTGACGGCATCGTCACCGCGTGGGATGCACCGCCCAATGCGGACCTGGACGGCGACGGTGTGCTCGATGCGGTGCGGCTGGATTTCGACGGCGACGGATTGTTCGACGACGTGATGTGGGACTCCGACGGGGACGGATCTGCGGACCACAGCGTGCTCGACGTGGACAACGATGGCAGGCCCGAGACATACTTCACCGATGATGGCTTGGGCACGTGGGCGTTTCACGTGGAACGAAGCGGATCGATCAGCTGGTTCGGGCTAGACGGGGTCGAACATCCCGGTGGCACAGCCGATATCGACGGGGACGGAAAGCCCGATCAGCTGCTCGATATCGACAACGACGGCGATGCCGAAAGGGCCTTCCGCACCACCGATTCCGGGGTCTCCGTGTATGCCGATACCACCGGCGACGGGCGTTGGGACGTGGAAGTCACCGATGCCAACGCAGACGGGATCGCCGACACGTCTCGCCCGCTCGCACCGCCGCGGCCGTCAACGGAGAACGTGGTCGAAGGCCCGTCTTAG
- a CDS encoding sulfite exporter TauE/SafE family protein — MLLAAASAAGWVDAVVGGGGLILIPVLLLVFPGMAPATALGTNKLAALSGTASAAIRLLPKTPLNWRALLGAFVTAAAFASAGAYTASRLPVSVFKPVVLILLVTVGVFVATRPQFGTATAGTMRTRTATLTALAIAAVLIAFYDGIMGPGTGTFMIIALTAAAGMTFLESSATAKVLNSGTNVGALIVFASQGHVLWLLGLALGVANIIGAQIGAHMALGRGAGFVRVVLLVVVVVMVGKLGYDMLG, encoded by the coding sequence TTGCTCCTGGCCGCCGCGTCCGCCGCCGGCTGGGTCGACGCGGTGGTCGGTGGCGGGGGGTTGATCCTCATCCCGGTGCTCCTGCTCGTCTTCCCGGGGATGGCTCCGGCGACCGCGCTGGGGACCAACAAGCTGGCGGCGCTGTCGGGCACCGCATCCGCCGCCATCAGGCTTCTCCCGAAAACCCCGCTGAACTGGCGCGCACTGCTGGGAGCCTTTGTCACTGCGGCAGCCTTCGCCAGTGCGGGTGCCTACACCGCCTCGCGGCTGCCGGTGTCCGTGTTCAAACCCGTGGTTCTGATTCTGCTCGTGACCGTGGGGGTGTTCGTCGCCACCCGACCGCAGTTCGGGACCGCGACAGCCGGGACCATGCGCACCAGGACCGCCACCCTGACGGCGCTGGCGATCGCCGCCGTCCTGATCGCGTTCTACGACGGCATCATGGGCCCGGGTACCGGGACTTTCATGATCATCGCCCTGACCGCCGCGGCGGGGATGACCTTCCTGGAAAGCTCGGCCACCGCCAAGGTGCTCAACTCCGGAACCAACGTCGGGGCGCTCATCGTCTTCGCCTCGCAGGGTCACGTGTTGTGGCTGCTCGGACTGGCACTGGGCGTCGCGAACATCATCGGCGCCCAGATCGGCGCGCATATGGCGCTGGGTCGCGGCGCCGGGTTTGTCCGCGTGGTGCTGCTGGTGGTCGTCGTGGTGATGGTGGGCAAGCTCGGCTACGACATGCTCGGCTGA
- a CDS encoding TIGR03084 family metal-binding protein, whose amino-acid sequence MTSTADAVIDDLRAESDELDALVASLPEQGWARDTPAAGWTVAHQIAHLHWTDAQSLLAVTDPGGFAEELPKAMADPLGFVDKAAEETAQIPPADLLIRWRSTRNQLHAALRAVPDGVKIPWYGPPMSAASMGTARLMETWAHGLDVADTLGVPLAPTARIKSIAHLGVRTRDFAFSVHSLPAPTEPFRVELTGPDGDTWTWGPEEAAQRVTGSALDFCYLVTQRRPRAELDLRASGEDAERWLSIAQAFAGPPGAGRG is encoded by the coding sequence GTGACCTCGACCGCTGACGCAGTCATCGACGACCTCCGCGCCGAAAGCGATGAACTGGACGCCCTGGTGGCTTCGCTACCCGAGCAGGGCTGGGCCCGGGATACGCCCGCGGCGGGCTGGACTGTCGCTCACCAGATAGCGCATCTGCACTGGACCGATGCGCAGTCCCTGCTGGCAGTCACCGACCCCGGGGGCTTCGCCGAAGAGCTGCCCAAGGCCATGGCCGATCCACTCGGGTTCGTGGACAAGGCGGCCGAAGAAACCGCCCAAATCCCGCCGGCCGACCTACTCATCCGATGGCGCAGCACCCGCAACCAGCTACACGCGGCGCTGCGCGCCGTGCCGGACGGTGTCAAGATTCCCTGGTACGGCCCACCCATGAGCGCGGCGTCCATGGGCACCGCACGTTTGATGGAAACCTGGGCGCACGGTCTCGACGTCGCCGATACGCTCGGCGTGCCGCTCGCTCCTACCGCACGCATCAAATCGATTGCCCACCTTGGTGTTCGAACCCGGGACTTTGCCTTCTCGGTGCATTCGCTGCCGGCTCCCACCGAACCGTTCCGAGTCGAGCTGACCGGCCCCGACGGCGATACCTGGACCTGGGGTCCCGAAGAGGCCGCCCAGCGTGTCACCGGATCGGCCCTGGACTTCTGCTACCTGGTGACCCAACGCCGACCCCGCGCCGAACTCGATCTGCGGGCCAGCGGTGAGGACGCCGAGAGATGGCTCTCGATCGCCCAGGCCTTCGCAGGCCCGCCCGGCGCCGGCCGGGGGTGA
- a CDS encoding NUDIX hydrolase: MSDSSGGSRTGGSSDEPADEPLARRDSSGGSARGRGSRRGRRNRTQGRAQGRAQSAGTPTASPAAGGPHPTNAANGATGKGRGRTKGRAAAASLRTVRETSAGGLVIAGIDGPKDGQVAALIGRTDRRGRMLWSLPKGHIEQGETAEQTAIREVAEETGIRGSVLAALGSIDYWFVTEGRRVHKTVHHYLMRSLGGELSDDDVEVTEVAWVPLGELPTRLAYADERRLAEVAGDLIDKLHSGGPESLPPLPPSAPRRRPQTHSSTHRTPGRRTGRGPQQ, translated from the coding sequence GTGTCTGACTCCTCCGGCGGTTCCCGCACGGGTGGGTCGTCGGACGAGCCCGCCGATGAGCCGCTTGCGCGAAGAGACTCCAGCGGTGGCTCAGCGCGCGGCAGAGGCTCGCGCCGCGGTCGGCGCAACCGAACGCAGGGTCGCGCACAGGGCCGGGCGCAAAGCGCCGGCACTCCGACGGCCTCCCCCGCCGCCGGCGGTCCCCACCCGACAAACGCAGCTAACGGCGCTACCGGCAAAGGACGCGGACGCACAAAGGGCCGAGCCGCCGCAGCGTCCTTGCGGACGGTGCGTGAAACCTCGGCCGGTGGCCTGGTCATCGCAGGAATCGACGGCCCCAAGGACGGTCAGGTGGCCGCCCTCATCGGGCGTACCGATCGGCGCGGCCGCATGCTGTGGTCACTGCCCAAGGGCCACATCGAACAGGGCGAGACCGCCGAGCAGACCGCGATCCGCGAAGTGGCCGAGGAAACCGGTATCCGGGGCAGTGTTCTCGCCGCACTCGGCAGCATCGACTACTGGTTCGTCACCGAGGGCCGGCGCGTACACAAGACCGTGCACCACTACCTGATGCGCTCTCTGGGCGGCGAGCTCTCCGACGACGACGTCGAGGTCACCGAGGTCGCCTGGGTACCGCTCGGCGAGCTGCCCACCCGCCTGGCATACGCCGACGAACGCCGCCTTGCCGAGGTGGCCGGCGATCTGATCGACAAGCTGCACTCCGGCGGACCCGAATCGCTGCCGCCGTTGCCCCCCTCCGCGCCACGACGACGCCCCCAAACGCACTCCAGCACGCATAGGACTCCGGGCCGTCGAACCGGGCGTGGTCCACAGCAATGA
- a CDS encoding YqgE/AlgH family protein encodes MAHGDEPEEGEAYGEGYMAPPAHRLRAGTLLVANTNLFEPTFRRSVIFIVEHNDGGTLGVVLNRPSETAVYNVLPQWAKLVGKPKTMFIGGPVKRDAALCLATLRAGASIEGVKGLRHVAGRMAMVDLDAEPEDIAPLVEGVRVFAGYSGWTIGQLEGEVERDDWIVLSALPSDVLTDAHDDLWAKVLRRQPLPLSLLATHPIDVSRN; translated from the coding sequence GTGGCGCACGGGGACGAGCCCGAAGAGGGCGAGGCATATGGCGAGGGTTATATGGCGCCGCCCGCACACCGTTTGCGGGCGGGCACCCTGTTGGTCGCCAACACCAACCTCTTCGAACCGACGTTTCGGCGCAGCGTGATCTTCATCGTCGAGCACAACGACGGTGGCACGTTGGGTGTGGTGCTGAACCGGCCCAGCGAGACCGCGGTCTACAACGTGTTGCCGCAGTGGGCCAAGCTGGTAGGCAAGCCGAAGACGATGTTCATCGGCGGCCCGGTCAAGCGGGACGCGGCGCTGTGTCTGGCCACGTTGCGGGCCGGGGCCAGCATCGAAGGCGTGAAGGGTCTGCGCCATGTTGCGGGCCGTATGGCGATGGTCGATCTGGATGCCGAACCCGAGGACATCGCGCCGCTGGTGGAGGGCGTGCGGGTTTTCGCCGGCTACTCGGGGTGGACCATCGGTCAGCTGGAGGGCGAGGTGGAGCGCGACGACTGGATCGTGTTGTCGGCGCTGCCTTCCGATGTGCTGACCGACGCACACGATGACCTGTGGGCCAAGGTGCTGCGGCGTCAGCCGTTGCCGTTGTCCTTGTTGGCGACGCACCCCATCGACGTCAGCCGCAACTAG
- a CDS encoding MFS transporter yields the protein MTARHSPLSLWRAIHDLPDFGRLVWVRLLTQFSDGLFQAGLAGALLFNPEREAEPWAIAGAFAVLFLPYSAIGPFAGALLDRWDRRAVLICANLIRVLLVALVGIELAFSADDVVLLLGALIVNGVTRFVTSGLSAALPHVVPRDQVATMNSVATAVGATATFVGANFMLMLRAVFGAGDLGSATVIFLVIVPTTAAAWVASGFPGDRLGPDDTVRAIHGSAFYAVATGWLHGARTIVNTPSVFDALIGLAAHRMVFGLNTLLVLVLVRNNESIFAGIGAAALFLACTGIGSFLGTVSTPALLRRFGRGRTLGMALGGAVVLQLLASGLFIPILLTAAFGLGMAGQVIKLCADVGMQTDVDDALRGHVFAVQDSLFWVTFTGAMSVGAAFITHAHWLAFSGAVIYLIGLIVHMTRTLWPNPPNTGSLPTQPDSGSQPDPEGQARDLDR from the coding sequence ATGACCGCGCGCCACTCGCCGCTGAGCCTGTGGCGCGCCATCCACGATCTGCCCGACTTCGGGCGGTTGGTGTGGGTACGGCTACTGACGCAGTTCAGCGACGGCCTCTTTCAGGCCGGACTGGCCGGTGCGCTGCTGTTCAACCCCGAGCGTGAGGCCGAACCCTGGGCCATCGCCGGCGCGTTCGCGGTGCTGTTCCTGCCCTACTCGGCAATCGGCCCCTTCGCGGGCGCGCTGCTGGACCGCTGGGACCGCCGTGCCGTCCTGATCTGCGCCAACCTGATCCGGGTATTGCTGGTGGCCCTGGTCGGGATCGAACTGGCCTTCAGCGCCGACGACGTGGTGCTGCTACTCGGCGCGCTGATCGTCAACGGCGTCACCCGATTCGTGACCTCGGGCTTGTCGGCGGCCCTCCCCCATGTGGTGCCGCGCGATCAGGTGGCCACCATGAACTCGGTGGCCACCGCCGTCGGCGCCACCGCCACCTTCGTGGGCGCCAACTTCATGCTGATGCTCCGCGCTGTCTTCGGTGCCGGGGACTTGGGTTCTGCCACAGTCATTTTCCTGGTGATCGTGCCGACAACGGCAGCCGCGTGGGTTGCCTCCGGATTTCCCGGGGACCGACTGGGCCCTGACGACACCGTGCGGGCCATACACGGCTCGGCCTTCTACGCCGTCGCCACCGGATGGCTGCACGGTGCGCGCACCATCGTCAACACGCCGTCGGTGTTCGACGCGCTCATCGGATTGGCCGCCCACCGCATGGTGTTCGGCCTCAACACCTTGCTGGTGCTGGTCCTGGTCCGCAACAACGAGTCGATCTTCGCCGGAATAGGTGCCGCGGCATTGTTCCTGGCGTGCACCGGCATCGGTTCGTTCCTGGGAACGGTGTCCACCCCGGCACTACTGCGGCGGTTCGGCCGCGGACGCACCCTCGGCATGGCGCTCGGAGGTGCGGTCGTCCTGCAGCTGCTCGCCTCGGGCCTATTCATCCCGATTCTGCTGACCGCGGCGTTCGGCCTCGGCATGGCCGGGCAGGTGATCAAGCTGTGCGCCGATGTCGGCATGCAAACAGACGTCGACGACGCCCTGCGCGGACACGTCTTCGCCGTGCAGGACTCGCTGTTCTGGGTCACGTTCACCGGTGCGATGAGTGTGGGTGCCGCCTTCATCACGCATGCGCACTGGCTGGCCTTCTCCGGCGCGGTGATCTACTTGATCGGGTTGATCGTGCACATGACCCGGACCCTCTGGCCCAACCCGCCCAACACTGGATCCCTGCCCACCCAGCCCGACTCTGGATCCCAGCCCGACCCGGAAGGACAAGCCCGTGACCTCGACCGCTGA